The genomic window CGCCCGCCGCCATGGTTCTGCGCGACGAACATCGACACCGCGAGTCCCAGCGACTGCAGCAGCGCGACGGCGAGGCCATCGACGCGGGACGCCGCGGTGTAGGCGGCGACCGCGTCCGCGCCGAGGCCGTTGAGGGCGACCTGCACCGACAGCGTCCCGATCGCGATGATCGAGGCCTGGAAGCCCATCGGAAGCCCGAGGCGCAGGTGCTCGGCGATCTCTGCGCGGCGGACACGCCAGTCGGTGCGTCGCACATGGAGCACCGGCATCCGTCGACGGACGAACTCGAGGCACAGCAGCACCGAGATGGCCTGTGAGACGACGGTGGCGAGCGCGGCGCCGCCGACGCCCCAGCCGAGCGGGCCGACCATGAGGATCACCAGGACGACGTTCAGGCCGCACGCCAGCGTGAGGAAGACGAGCGGCGTGCGGGAGTCGCCGATCGCGCGGATGATCGCCGAGAGGTAGTTGAAGAACATCATCGCGCCGGCGCCGAGGAAGCTGATCTGGGCGAAGACGACGGCGTCGTCCATGAGCTCGACGGGAGTCCGCAGCAGCACCAGCAGCGGGCCGGCGAGCAGCGGTGCACCGACGGTGAGCAGCAGCGTGCACACGCCGGTGAGGATGGTGCCCACCGCGACCGAGCGACGCACCGCCGCGTAGTCGCGTGCGCCGAACGCCTGCGCGGTGGGGATCGCGAAGCCGGAGGTGAGGCCCCACGCGAACCCCAGCAGCAGGAACAGCATGCTGCCCGTCGCGCCGACCGCGGCGAGCGCGTCGACGCCGAGATGGCGCCCGACGACGACGGCATCGACGAACTGATACAGCTGCTGCACGACGTTGCCGATGAGCAGGGGGACGGCGAACACGACGATGACGCGCCACGGGCGGCCCGTCGTCAGGGCGGTGGTCATGAAGGCGGCTCTCGAAGGAGAAGGCGAGGAGGGGGACGGATGCCGCGGCAGCGGGTGGTGCGCGAAGACGAGGGTGCGCGGGTGCGAAGCGACAGTCGCCTAGTGTATCGAATCGATTCGGCCTATACCTGACGTTGTCCGCTGAATGACACGCCGACCGGGCAGGCCCGTCACGAGCACCCCGCCCACAAGCAGGACGCCGCCGCCGATCTCTGCCGGCGTCGGGATCTGCCCGAGCAGGAGCGCGGCCGACGCCATCGCGACGACCGGCGCGAGCAGCACCCACGGCACGACGGCCGCCGACTGGTTGCGAGCCAGCAGGCCGTTCCAGATCGAGTAGCCGATGATCGTGCACAGCACCGCGGTGTAGAGCGTCGAGACCAGCGACTCCCAGCCGAAGGCGGTGATCCCCGCGGCGATCGCCTGCGGTCCCTCGACCACGAGCGACAGCGCGAGCGCGGGTACCGGCACGACGAGGGCCGACCACACCGTGAGCGAGAGCGAGCCGAGCCGTCCCGCTCCGCTCACCACGCCCGCCCGGCGTGAGATGACGTTGCCGATGCCCCACGAGAACGCCGCGGCGAGCGCCAGTGCCACGGCGAGCGCCGGAGCATCGCCGCCGCGTCCGGTCGCCACGATCGCGAGCCCGATGACCCCGATGGCGACCCCGACGGCCTGCGGGATGGTCGGGCGCTCGCGCAGCACCGACGCTGCGATGAGGATGGTGAACACCGCCTGCGCCTGCAGCACCAGCGCCGCCAGGCCCGGCTGCAGTCCCAGCGCCATCGACGTGTAGAGCAGGCCGAACTGCCCGAGGCTCATGAAGAGCCCCACGCCGATCACGGTGCGCCACGAGGTGCGGGGACGAGGGACCACCACGACCGCGAGCGCGACGACCAGGAAGCGGATCGCGACGAAGAGCAGCGGCGGCACCCCGGTCATGCCCCAGTCGATCACGACGAAGTTGAATCCCCAGAAGGATGCCACGGCCGCCGCCAGCACCATGTCGCGTCTGTTCACGCGTCTCAGCCCAGCGGACTGGTGGATGAAGTACAAGCGATGCTTTTCTCATGGAACCGTGTAGCGTTGCTTCATGATCGATCTGGAAGCCGTGCTGTCGCTGCGCGCGGTGGCCACGCAGGGCAGCGTCGTCGCTGCGGCGACGAGCCTCGGGTACACGCCGTCCGCGGTGTCTCAGCAGGTCAAGAGGCTCGAACGCGAGACGGGCATCACCCTCCTCGAGCGCGCGGGGCGCGGGGTCATCCTCACCGAGGCGGGTACGCGCCTGGTCGTGGCGTCCACGCCGATCCTCGCCGACCTCGAGCGCCTGCGGGCCGACCTCCAGCTCACCGCCGGCGCGGACGACCGGGTCGTGGGTGAGATCCGGCTCGCGGCCTTCTCCACCGTCGTACGGGGGCTCGTCATCCCGGTGCTGAGCGACCTGGCGGGGCGGCATCCCGACCTGTCACTGCCCCTCCGCGAGAGCGAGCCGTGGGAGTCGATCGCACTCGTCGCGTCGGGCCAGCGAGACCTCGGCATCGTGCATCGCTGGGGCGGCGTCGCGCTGGCGATGCCCGATCATCTCGTCTCGACACCGCTGTTCACCGATGTCGCCGACGTCATCCTGCCGCGTGACCACCCGCTCGCGGGTCGCTCAGCCCTGCGACCGGAAGAGCTCGCGGGCGAGAACTGGGTCGCGACGTTCGAGGCGACGATCTGCCGCCAGTGGCTGCGGCGGCTCTTCGACGGCGTCCCCAACGCCCCGCGCATCGTGCACGAGTCGATGGAGTTCCAGAATCACCTGGAACTCGCCCGCGCAGGACGCGCCGTCGCGCTGGTGCCGCGCCTGGGCCGCGGCGACATCGGCCCGGACCTGGTGGCGATCCCGACCGTCGCGCCGGCATCCACCCGCGACGTCCTCGCGGTGCACCGTCGTTCGCAGGAGGATTCGCCGGCCCTGCGCACCGCGCTCGACGCGTTCGTGGAGCACTCGCGCACGATGTGACGCACGAGTGCCGCGGCGATGACCCTGACTCAGTCCGAATCGGGGAGGGCTCGCATCTCCCGAAGCGGGGGCGAGAGCGCCGCCACGAGCGCAGCGACCGCGAAGACGACCATCACGACGACGAGCGTCCACTCATCTCCGATGATCGCGGCCGCCGCACCGCCCGCAAGGGCGCCGAGCGCTGCGGCCGTCCGGTTGGCCGAGCGGATGTTCGCGTTCACGCGTCCCAGCAGGGCATCGGGCGTGACCGCCTGCCGGAGGCCCATCTCGTTGGCGTTCTCGACACCGGCCGCAAGCCCGTGGATCGCGAGCGCTATATAGAGGAGTACGGGTCCCGCCGGCAGCCATGCCGTCGCCGCGACCAGCAGCCACGCGATCGGATAGGCCGCACGGGCGACGATGATCGCCGGCCCGGTGCCCAGCCACGACCCGAGTCTCGCCGCGAAGGTCGCACCGAGCAGAGCCGCCGATCCCGAGACCGCCAGCAGCAGCCCGAAGGTGAAGGCGGTGAAGCCGAGCGACCGCAGCGCCAGCAGCGAGAGCACGGTGAATGCGATGCCGTTCGCGAAGAACCAGATATGCGTCGACACCGCGAGGGGGCCGAGTGTCCGGTGCGCGTAGGCCCAGCGCAGCCCCTCGCGGATCTCGCGGAGCAGATGGCGCTCGGGGCGGCGCTCGCGCGGCTCATCCACGCGGATTCCCGCGTTCAGCAGGGCATCGACGAGGTAGCTGACGGCGTCGACCAGGAGTGCGAGGGGCGCGCCGAGCAGGCCGACGAGCCCGCCGCCCAAGGCCGGGCCGACCGTCTGGGCTGCGGCATCCGTCTGATCCAATCGCGCGTTCGCCACCACCAGGCGCGACCGCGGCACGAGCCGGGGGAGGAACGACTGCGTGGCCGCGAACCCGAACACCGAGAACGAGCCGAAGAGCAGCAGGAGCACCACCAGCATCCAGATCTCGAGCGTGCCGGTCAGCCACAGCACCGGGATCGCGCCGAGCGACACCGCCCTGCCGACGCTGGACCAGACCAGGATCGGCTTGCGGCGCCAGCGATCCGTGTACGCGCCGGCGATCAGCCCGAGCACGGCGTACGGCACGAACTGCGCCGCGTTGACGATGCCCACCTCGAACGGGCTCGCGTGCAGCAGCTGCACCACGAGCACCGGCAGCGCGACCGCGGTGACGGCCGTGCCGAACGAGCTGATCGCGGCCGCCGTCCAGTACCGCGCGAACGAGCCGCGGGGCGCGGCGGCGGCGTCAGCGGCGTGGGCGGTCACAACGGCGGCGGCTTACGCCATCCAGGACGTGCGACCGAAACGCTCCCAGCGCTCGACGACGCGCGGGGCTGCGGCATCCGGAACCGGCTCGTAGACCGCGCGGCCCTCGATGAACACGCGCTGCACGCGCGAATCGACGGCGAGCGGATCACCGGACCACACCACGACGTCACCGTCGCGCCCGGGCTCGAGTGCGCCGACCCGCTCGTTCAGGCGGAGGATGTCGGCCGGATTCGTGGTCAGCGCCGCGAGCGCCGTCCCGGCGGCCAGACCCTCGCGCACCGCGAGGATCGCCTGCAGCCGGAGCTGATCGATCGGCACCACGGGATGGTCGGTCGTGATGGCGATCTTGACGCCCGCCTCGGCGATGAGGGCGAGATTGCCGATCGCGCGGTCGCGCAGCTCCACCTTCGAGCGCGAGGTCAGCAGCGGCCCGAAGATCACCGGGACCTGCTTCTCGGCGAGCACGTCGGCGATCTTGTGCGCCTCGGTGCCGTGGTTCACGATCAGGCGGTAGCCGAACTCCTCCGACAGCCGGATCGCCGTCGCGATGTCGTCGTGACGATGGCAGTGCTGGTCCCACAGGAGCTCGCCGGCCAGCACCGCGGCGAGCGTCTCCTTGCCGAGGTCGCGCTCGAACGGCTCGTCCTTGTCGGCGGCCGAGGCGCGCTTGTCGGCGTAGGTCTGCGCGGCGACGAACGCGTCGCGGAGGACGGATGCCACGCCCAGGCGCGTCGACGGCGTCTGCTTCCGGTCGCCGTACACACGCTTCGGGTTCTCGCCGAGCGCAGACTTGACCGACACGTCGGTGGCGAGGATCTGCTCGTCGACCGTGCGCCCGCCCCAGGTCTTGATGGCGACCGTGCGGCCGCCGATGGGGTTGCCCGAGCCGGGCTTGATGACCGCCGTCGTCACGCCGCCGCGCAGCGCATCTCGGAAGCCGACCTCTTCGATGTCGATGCCGTCGAGTGCCCGGAATCGCGCGCCGTTCGGGTCGGTCATCTCGTTCGTGTCGTTGCCCGACCAGCCCTCGCCGTC from Microbacterium sp. ProA8 includes these protein-coding regions:
- a CDS encoding EamA family transporter, yielding MNRRDMVLAAAVASFWGFNFVVIDWGMTGVPPLLFVAIRFLVVALAVVVVPRPRTSWRTVIGVGLFMSLGQFGLLYTSMALGLQPGLAALVLQAQAVFTILIAASVLRERPTIPQAVGVAIGVIGLAIVATGRGGDAPALAVALALAAAFSWGIGNVISRRAGVVSGAGRLGSLSLTVWSALVVPVPALALSLVVEGPQAIAAGITAFGWESLVSTLYTAVLCTIIGYSIWNGLLARNQSAAVVPWVLLAPVVAMASAALLLGQIPTPAEIGGGVLLVGGVLVTGLPGRRVIQRTTSGIGRIDSIH
- a CDS encoding amidohydrolase; translation: MARILAVTGGYVVPVSSDPIENGTVIVTDGVITAVGGSDTAVPEGAEVVDASGSWVVPGFVEAHGHLGVHEDGEGWSGNDTNEMTDPNGARFRALDGIDIEEVGFRDALRGGVTTAVIKPGSGNPIGGRTVAIKTWGGRTVDEQILATDVSVKSALGENPKRVYGDRKQTPSTRLGVASVLRDAFVAAQTYADKRASAADKDEPFERDLGKETLAAVLAGELLWDQHCHRHDDIATAIRLSEEFGYRLIVNHGTEAHKIADVLAEKQVPVIFGPLLTSRSKVELRDRAIGNLALIAEAGVKIAITTDHPVVPIDQLRLQAILAVREGLAAGTALAALTTNPADILRLNERVGALEPGRDGDVVVWSGDPLAVDSRVQRVFIEGRAVYEPVPDAAAPRVVERWERFGRTSWMA
- a CDS encoding MFS transporter, translating into MTAHAADAAAAPRGSFARYWTAAAISSFGTAVTAVALPVLVVQLLHASPFEVGIVNAAQFVPYAVLGLIAGAYTDRWRRKPILVWSSVGRAVSLGAIPVLWLTGTLEIWMLVVLLLLFGSFSVFGFAATQSFLPRLVPRSRLVVANARLDQTDAAAQTVGPALGGGLVGLLGAPLALLVDAVSYLVDALLNAGIRVDEPRERRPERHLLREIREGLRWAYAHRTLGPLAVSTHIWFFANGIAFTVLSLLALRSLGFTAFTFGLLLAVSGSAALLGATFAARLGSWLGTGPAIIVARAAYPIAWLLVAATAWLPAGPVLLYIALAIHGLAAGVENANEMGLRQAVTPDALLGRVNANIRSANRTAAALGALAGGAAAAIIGDEWTLVVVMVVFAVAALVAALSPPLREMRALPDSD
- a CDS encoding LysR family transcriptional regulator, encoding MIDLEAVLSLRAVATQGSVVAAATSLGYTPSAVSQQVKRLERETGITLLERAGRGVILTEAGTRLVVASTPILADLERLRADLQLTAGADDRVVGEIRLAAFSTVVRGLVIPVLSDLAGRHPDLSLPLRESEPWESIALVASGQRDLGIVHRWGGVALAMPDHLVSTPLFTDVADVILPRDHPLAGRSALRPEELAGENWVATFEATICRQWLRRLFDGVPNAPRIVHESMEFQNHLELARAGRAVALVPRLGRGDIGPDLVAIPTVAPASTRDVLAVHRRSQEDSPALRTALDAFVEHSRTM
- a CDS encoding MATE family efflux transporter, translated to MTTALTTGRPWRVIVVFAVPLLIGNVVQQLYQFVDAVVVGRHLGVDALAAVGATGSMLFLLLGFAWGLTSGFAIPTAQAFGARDYAAVRRSVAVGTILTGVCTLLLTVGAPLLAGPLLVLLRTPVELMDDAVVFAQISFLGAGAMMFFNYLSAIIRAIGDSRTPLVFLTLACGLNVVLVILMVGPLGWGVGGAALATVVSQAISVLLCLEFVRRRMPVLHVRRTDWRVRRAEIAEHLRLGLPMGFQASIIAIGTLSVQVALNGLGADAVAAYTAASRVDGLAVALLQSLGLAVSMFVAQNHGGGRPDRIRRGVTQATWMTVAAAIVLGALLIAFGAVLVQLFVGEGSGEVVGMAAQMLAINGATYWILGILFVLRGALQGLGHALIPTVTGVIELVMRVGAAVVLGGIFGFIGVAASNPLAWLGAVVVLVPAYLVAHRQLATAAVSPMVMTPTTPIAVIGPTDGSMVVDAVVTQPIVLPTAAQTATPTPPRRRRRTLRAAERERRSARG